One Pseudomonas rhizophila DNA window includes the following coding sequences:
- a CDS encoding putative bifunctional diguanylate cyclase/phosphodiesterase → MLIGSYSPALVSISLFVAVLASYTALDMTGRIATTQGRAAHWWMAGGSLAMGVGVWSMHFIGMLAFTLPVELGYDVSITALSLLIAILSCGFALWLVSQPQLPAWQLAFGALIMGAGISAMHYTGMAALRMQPGIDYDPSLFGASLVIAVGASAAALWIAFRLRQNIPHVRLARAGAAVVMGLAIVGMHYTGMAAARFSDGSFCGALDGLSGKGLDNLVLITTLAVLAIALLTSILDARLEARTAELAQSLTLANRELTQLALHDPLTELPNRVLLADRIGQAMHRVHEQGGCFALMFIDLDGFKPVNDAFGHHMGDLLLRDVALRLREDLRSQDTLARIGGDEFVLLVQLAEPDDALRLAARQVGLIGRTFRVADHDLQISASVGIALYPGNGQSAEELLMNADAAMYHAKGAGKNGYSFFDASMNSNARKQLQLLQDLRIAVEQRQFSLHYQPKFDAANGRPVGAEALLRWTHPTQGLLMPDTFIDLAEKTGLIIPIGEWVLNEACRQMREWYVLGYTDWRIAVNLSALQFCHVGLVQSVATALEIHHLPANSLTLEITETTAMSDADASMTVLQQLSDMGVDLSIDDFGTGYSSLMYLKRLPANELKIDRGFVRDLEHDSDDAAIVSAIVALGQALGLRIVAEGVETDVQQDFLTQLGCDSLQGYLLGHPLPAERFLQDIRKAQRLALA, encoded by the coding sequence ATGCTCATCGGCAGTTACTCCCCGGCCCTTGTTTCAATTTCCCTGTTTGTTGCGGTACTGGCTTCCTACACTGCGCTGGACATGACCGGACGCATCGCGACCACCCAGGGGCGCGCGGCGCATTGGTGGATGGCCGGCGGTTCCCTGGCAATGGGCGTCGGGGTCTGGTCCATGCATTTTATCGGCATGCTGGCGTTCACCTTGCCGGTGGAGCTTGGCTACGATGTATCGATCACCGCCTTGTCCCTGCTGATCGCCATCCTGTCCTGCGGTTTTGCCCTGTGGTTGGTCAGTCAACCGCAATTGCCGGCGTGGCAACTGGCTTTCGGCGCGTTGATCATGGGCGCCGGCATCAGCGCCATGCATTACACCGGCATGGCGGCGCTGCGGATGCAGCCGGGTATTGATTATGACCCCTCGTTGTTCGGGGCTTCGCTGGTGATTGCGGTCGGCGCTTCGGCGGCTGCGTTGTGGATCGCCTTTCGCTTGCGCCAGAACATCCCCCATGTACGTCTGGCCCGCGCCGGCGCTGCTGTCGTGATGGGCCTGGCCATTGTCGGCATGCATTACACCGGCATGGCCGCAGCGCGCTTCAGCGACGGCAGCTTTTGCGGTGCTCTGGACGGCTTGAGTGGCAAGGGTCTGGACAATCTGGTGCTGATCACCACGTTGGCGGTACTGGCCATCGCCTTGCTCACGTCGATTCTCGATGCGCGCCTGGAGGCCCGGACCGCAGAGCTGGCCCAATCGCTGACTCTGGCCAACCGTGAACTGACGCAACTGGCCCTGCACGACCCCCTCACCGAATTGCCCAACCGCGTGCTGCTGGCCGATCGTATCGGTCAGGCCATGCATCGGGTGCATGAGCAGGGCGGCTGTTTCGCCTTGATGTTCATCGACCTGGATGGCTTCAAACCGGTCAACGATGCTTTCGGCCATCACATGGGCGACCTGTTGCTGCGCGACGTGGCCCTGCGCCTGCGGGAAGACTTGCGCAGCCAGGACACCCTGGCGCGGATCGGCGGTGATGAGTTCGTGCTGCTGGTGCAACTGGCCGAGCCTGACGATGCGTTGCGCCTGGCGGCCCGCCAGGTCGGGCTGATCGGTCGCACATTCCGGGTGGCCGATCATGACCTGCAGATATCCGCCAGTGTCGGCATCGCGCTTTATCCGGGCAACGGCCAGAGCGCCGAAGAGCTGCTGATGAATGCCGACGCGGCGATGTACCACGCCAAGGGCGCCGGCAAGAATGGCTACAGCTTTTTCGATGCCTCGATGAACAGCAACGCCCGCAAGCAACTGCAACTGCTGCAAGACCTGCGCATCGCCGTCGAGCAACGCCAGTTCAGCCTCCATTACCAGCCCAAGTTCGACGCTGCCAACGGCCGTCCGGTGGGGGCCGAAGCCTTGTTGCGCTGGACGCATCCAACCCAGGGCCTGTTGATGCCCGATACTTTCATCGACCTTGCGGAAAAGACCGGGCTGATCATTCCCATCGGGGAATGGGTGTTGAACGAGGCCTGCCGCCAGATGCGCGAATGGTACGTGCTCGGCTACACCGACTGGCGCATCGCGGTGAACCTGTCGGCCTTGCAGTTCTGTCACGTGGGCTTGGTGCAGAGCGTCGCCACGGCGCTGGAAATTCATCATCTGCCGGCCAACAGCCTGACCCTGGAAATCACCGAAACCACGGCGATGAGCGATGCCGATGCAAGCATGACCGTGCTGCAGCAGCTCTCGGACATGGGCGTGGATTTGTCCATCGACGACTTTGGCACCGGTTATTCGAGCCTGATGTACCTCAAGCGTTTGCCGGCCAACGAGCTGAAGATCGATCGCGGTTTCGTCCGCGACCTGGAGCACGACAGTGATGATGCGGCGATTGTCTCGGCCATCGTCGCCCTCGGCCAGGCCCTGGGGCTGCGGATTGTTGCCGAAGGGGTGGAGACCGACGTGCAGCAGGATTTCCTGACTCAATTGGGTTGCGATTCGCTGCAGGGTTACCTGCTGGGCCACCCGCTGCCGGCCGAGCGCTTCCTGCAGGACATTCGCAAGGCACAACGGCTGGCGCTGGCCTGA
- the pncA gene encoding bifunctional nicotinamidase/pyrazinamidase, which translates to MIAPTTALVVIDVQNDFIPGGQLAVPGGDEIVPLINRLGRSFRQVILAQDWHPAGHASFASSHPDKQPFDLIQLPYGEQKLWPDHCIQGTQGAALHPALDLPHAQLIIRKGCNPDIDSYSAFMEADRQTPTGLTGYLKERGIDTVYMVGLALDFCVMFSALDARAAGFNALVVLDACRGIDIDGSMEAAIRRMQQAGVALIESSAINA; encoded by the coding sequence ATGATCGCCCCAACCACCGCGTTAGTGGTAATAGACGTTCAGAACGACTTCATCCCCGGAGGCCAATTAGCCGTACCGGGGGGTGACGAAATCGTGCCATTGATCAACCGCCTGGGTCGTTCATTCAGGCAGGTCATCCTGGCCCAGGACTGGCATCCGGCCGGGCATGCTTCGTTTGCCTCCAGCCATCCGGACAAGCAACCGTTCGACCTCATTCAACTGCCCTATGGCGAACAGAAACTGTGGCCCGACCACTGCATACAGGGCACCCAAGGCGCCGCGCTGCACCCGGCCCTGGACCTGCCCCACGCGCAACTGATCATTCGTAAGGGTTGCAACCCGGACATCGACAGCTATTCGGCCTTCATGGAAGCCGACCGCCAGACACCCACCGGCCTGACGGGCTACCTCAAGGAGCGCGGCATCGATACGGTGTACATGGTGGGGCTGGCGCTGGATTTCTGCGTGATGTTCTCGGCGCTGGATGCCCGGGCGGCGGGGTTCAACGCGCTTGTGGTGCTCGACGCCTGTCGGGGCATTGATATCGACGGTTCGATGGAGGCGGCAATCCGGCGGATGCAGCAAGCGGGTGTGGCGCTGATTGAATCGAGCGCAATAAACGCCTGA
- a CDS encoding ATP-binding protein — MWKLLIRLYLVTIVSYSAAIYLMPELVVRLFHERFLNYNLDYSRGLQTLMVRQFHNVPSEQWPALAAQMDKEFEPLRIELAAIEDEGFSTDEQARLKRGENVVRLGEWAWRTLAAAPLDERTAVKMIVPPDPTEVSWLYWSINVLIGATMLACLLLWLRPHWRDLERLKRTAERFGKGHLSERTQIGSSSNIGSLAHVFDTMAGDIERLLNQQRDLLNAVSHELRTPLTRLDFGLALALSDDLPPASRERLQGLVAHIRELDELVLELLSYSRLQNPELLPERVEVALDEFIDSILGSVDEDLAAPDVVIDVLLHGTLERFVLDPRLTARALQNLLRNAMRYCEKRIQVGVLVGVQGCEIWVDDDGIGIPDSERERIFEPFYRLDRSRDRATGGFGLGLAISRRALQAQGGTLTAQASPLGGARLRLWLPTR; from the coding sequence ATGTGGAAGCTGCTGATTCGCCTTTACCTGGTCACCATCGTGTCCTACAGCGCCGCGATCTATCTGATGCCGGAGTTGGTGGTCCGGCTGTTTCATGAGCGCTTCCTGAACTACAACCTCGATTATTCCCGTGGCCTGCAAACCTTGATGGTCCGGCAGTTCCATAACGTGCCCAGCGAGCAGTGGCCGGCACTGGCGGCACAGATGGACAAGGAATTCGAGCCGCTGCGCATCGAACTGGCGGCCATCGAGGATGAGGGTTTCAGCACTGACGAGCAGGCGCGTCTAAAGCGCGGCGAGAACGTGGTGCGCCTGGGCGAATGGGCCTGGCGAACCTTGGCGGCCGCGCCGCTGGATGAGCGCACGGCGGTCAAGATGATTGTGCCCCCGGACCCGACCGAGGTCAGTTGGCTGTACTGGAGCATCAACGTGTTGATCGGTGCCACGATGCTGGCTTGCCTGCTGCTTTGGTTGCGGCCGCATTGGCGCGATCTGGAACGGCTCAAACGCACGGCTGAACGCTTCGGCAAAGGCCATTTGAGCGAACGTACGCAGATTGGCTCCAGCTCGAACATCGGCAGCCTGGCCCACGTGTTCGACACAATGGCCGGCGACATCGAGCGCTTGCTCAACCAGCAGCGCGATCTGCTCAATGCAGTGTCCCATGAATTGCGCACGCCATTGACCCGCCTCGATTTCGGCCTGGCCCTGGCGCTGTCCGATGACCTGCCGCCGGCCAGTCGCGAACGGCTGCAAGGGTTGGTGGCGCACATCCGCGAGCTGGATGAGTTGGTGCTGGAGTTGCTGTCTTACAGCCGTCTGCAGAACCCCGAGCTTCTGCCCGAACGCGTGGAGGTGGCGCTGGACGAGTTCATCGACAGTATCCTGGGCAGTGTCGACGAGGACCTGGCGGCGCCGGATGTGGTGATCGATGTGCTGCTGCACGGCACGCTGGAGCGTTTCGTGCTGGACCCGCGCCTGACGGCCCGGGCGTTGCAGAATCTGTTACGCAACGCCATGCGTTATTGCGAAAAGCGGATCCAGGTCGGCGTGCTGGTCGGCGTCCAGGGTTGCGAGATCTGGGTCGACGACGACGGTATCGGTATTCCTGACAGCGAGCGCGAGCGTATATTCGAACCGTTCTATCGCTTGGACCGCAGCCGCGACCGCGCCACGGGTGGTTTTGGCCTGGGCCTGGCCATCAGCCGTCGCGCCCTGCAAGCCCAGGGCGGTACGCTGACGGCGCAAGCTTCGCCGCTGGGTGGGGCGCGATTGCGCTTGTGGTTGCCAACGCGGTGA